A window of the Chloroflexota bacterium genome harbors these coding sequences:
- a CDS encoding histidinol-phosphatase, whose product MNQEERRNGKVFLSDSHIHSTHSPDARTSIMEVCQSAVEMGLAYICFTEHLDLDPRDSGYRYFEPEAFFREVDAARTRFRGRLTIGAGIEVCYQTGREDEIARWLERWPFDFVLGSVHILDGKHDWVMVPEQASMAAWARHRTPQEAYRPYFEEVRRAAATGLFDGLAHLDLVKRYGTLAYGPFDASALAEEIDAVLAAAVATDTAIEINTSGLFQPPQEPFPGLDILRRYRQMGGRAITIGSDTHHLYQLGRGLETARQQAIAAGFTHVAYFLERQPKFAPLSPAKSREVTP is encoded by the coding sequence ATGAATCAGGAAGAGAGAAGGAACGGGAAGGTCTTTCTGAGCGATAGCCATATCCACTCGACGCACTCCCCGGATGCCCGCACCTCCATCATGGAGGTGTGCCAAAGCGCCGTGGAAATGGGGCTCGCCTACATCTGCTTCACGGAGCACCTGGATCTGGACCCCAGGGACTCCGGATACCGGTACTTCGAGCCGGAGGCCTTCTTCCGGGAGGTCGACGCGGCGAGGACGCGATTCCGCGGCCGCCTGACCATTGGCGCAGGCATCGAGGTATGCTATCAAACCGGGCGGGAAGACGAGATCGCCCGTTGGCTGGAGCGATGGCCCTTCGACTTCGTTCTGGGCTCGGTGCACATCCTGGACGGCAAGCACGATTGGGTGATGGTGCCAGAGCAGGCGTCCATGGCAGCCTGGGCCCGGCACCGCACCCCGCAGGAGGCCTATCGCCCCTACTTCGAGGAGGTACGCCGGGCCGCCGCCACCGGCCTGTTCGACGGCCTGGCCCACCTGGATCTGGTGAAGCGCTACGGGACGCTCGCCTATGGGCCCTTTGACGCGTCGGCCCTGGCCGAGGAGATCGACGCGGTGCTGGCGGCCGCCGTCGCCACGGACACTGCCATCGAGATCAACACGTCGGGGCTGTTCCAGCCGCCGCAGGAGCCGTTCCCCGGGCTGGATATCCTGCGCCGCTACCGCCAGATGGGAGGCCGGGCGATCACCATCGGATCGGATACGCACCATCTCTATCAGCTCGGCCGCGGCCTGGAGACCGCCCGGCAACAGGCCATCGCCGCCGGCTTCACCCACGTCGCCTACTTCCTGGAGCGCCAGCCCAAATTTGCCCCGCTGTCACCGGCCAAGTCGCGGGAGGTCACGCCATGA
- a CDS encoding ABC transporter substrate-binding protein, translating to MRRHWPVIALLIVAALILTACPSATPEKVVVKETVVVTKEVPVTVEKIVERVVEVTPEVTPAPEELSGTLVVGRGGDSVILDAGPATDGESWRVICEVMEPLVRLEGTSTKPIPWLAESWETEDSQTWTFHLRKGVKFHNGDPFNAEVVKWNIDRWRDPDNPYRFGRTFEYYDAEFGKDLAIEEVNVIDEYTVQIKLAQPSAVLLAKLSLCGVFSMNNPRVVEEQGDKYGTAAGTIVGTGPFKFVEWVPDDHITLERNNEWWGGPPRLARIIFRSIPDNSARFAELKAGTIHTGDFAQTDLPAAEEDPDINVYLLPALSTGYIAFQQCTPPFDKLEVRQAVAHAVNWGALIEPFYGKYGQLAGSFQPPPILGHNPDIKPYEYNPELAKELLAKAGLPDGFETDFWYIPVIRGYFPDSKAIGEAIAADLAKVGIRVNLKTEDWGAYLEDRNEGKFPMWMLGWGSDNGDPDNYLGWHFSHPVGQPKKEDCYNNDRVAELLIQGRIEADPAKREKIYQEAELLIHNDVARIPVVWVKGTAVFRKEVKGYIPVVFRSWYEHLWISKE from the coding sequence ATGCGACGGCATTGGCCTGTCATCGCCTTGCTGATCGTGGCCGCCTTGATTTTGACGGCCTGTCCCTCAGCCACGCCGGAAAAGGTGGTCGTCAAAGAGACGGTCGTCGTCACGAAGGAAGTCCCCGTGACGGTTGAGAAGATCGTTGAGCGCGTGGTGGAGGTCACCCCCGAGGTGACGCCTGCGCCGGAGGAGCTCAGCGGGACGCTCGTCGTCGGACGGGGCGGCGATTCGGTCATCCTGGATGCGGGTCCGGCCACGGACGGCGAGTCCTGGCGTGTGATCTGCGAGGTCATGGAGCCCCTGGTGCGCCTGGAAGGCACCTCGACCAAGCCCATCCCCTGGCTGGCGGAGTCCTGGGAGACCGAGGATAGCCAGACCTGGACGTTCCACCTGCGCAAGGGGGTGAAGTTCCACAACGGCGATCCCTTCAACGCTGAGGTCGTGAAGTGGAACATTGACCGCTGGCGCGATCCCGACAACCCCTACCGCTTCGGCCGCACCTTCGAGTACTATGACGCCGAGTTTGGCAAGGATCTGGCCATCGAGGAAGTGAACGTCATCGATGAGTACACCGTCCAGATCAAGCTGGCGCAGCCTTCGGCGGTGCTCCTGGCCAAGCTCTCGCTGTGTGGCGTCTTCTCCATGAACAACCCGAGGGTGGTCGAGGAGCAGGGCGACAAGTACGGTACGGCCGCCGGCACGATCGTGGGCACGGGCCCCTTCAAGTTCGTGGAGTGGGTTCCCGACGACCACATCACCCTGGAGCGCAACAACGAGTGGTGGGGCGGCCCGCCGCGGCTGGCGCGCATCATCTTCCGCTCCATCCCCGATAACTCCGCCCGCTTCGCCGAGCTGAAGGCGGGCACCATCCACACCGGTGACTTCGCCCAGACGGACCTGCCCGCGGCCGAGGAGGATCCGGACATCAACGTCTACTTGCTGCCGGCCCTGAGCACGGGCTACATCGCGTTCCAGCAGTGCACGCCGCCCTTCGACAAGCTGGAGGTGCGCCAGGCCGTGGCCCACGCCGTGAACTGGGGTGCCCTGATCGAGCCGTTCTACGGCAAGTACGGCCAGCTGGCGGGCTCCTTCCAGCCGCCGCCCATCCTGGGGCACAACCCGGACATCAAGCCGTACGAGTACAATCCCGAGCTGGCCAAGGAGCTCCTGGCGAAGGCCGGGTTGCCGGACGGCTTTGAGACCGACTTCTGGTACATCCCGGTCATCCGCGGCTACTTCCCCGACTCCAAGGCGATCGGTGAGGCCATCGCGGCGGACCTGGCCAAGGTCGGCATCCGGGTGAACCTGAAGACGGAGGACTGGGGCGCCTACCTGGAGGACCGCAACGAGGGTAAGTTCCCCATGTGGATGCTCGGCTGGGGCTCCGACAACGGCGATCCCGATAACTACCTGGGCTGGCACTTCAGCCATCCGGTCGGGCAGCCGAAGAAGGAGGACTGCTACAACAACGATCGTGTGGCGGAGCTCCTGATCCAGGGTCGGATCGAGGCGGATCCCGCCAAGCGCGAGAAGATCTATCAGGAGGCCGAGCTGTTGATCCACAACGACGTCGCTCGTATCCCGGTCGTGTGGGTCAAGGGCACGGCGGTCTTCCGCAAGGAAGTGAAGGGGTACATCCCCGTCGTCTTCCGCTCCTGGTACGAGCATCTGTGGATCAGCAAGGAGTGA
- a CDS encoding protein BatD, translated as MSEKEAHLLFNPMSDGALLRMRPGEKLYRLYFFRPAAGRHVHLEHRVLAKQREDGLLEMISYTVQLSPEGRLERSNVLRVPEISPEDLERVVDRILEETHTNPENPGEFEEIDLTYFDTFEEQLDYLSDYGLIDDEGADSA; from the coding sequence ATGAGCGAGAAGGAGGCGCACCTGCTCTTCAACCCCATGAGCGACGGCGCCCTGCTGCGCATGCGCCCGGGGGAGAAGCTGTACCGACTGTACTTCTTCCGCCCCGCCGCGGGCCGCCACGTCCATCTGGAGCACCGGGTGCTGGCCAAGCAGAGGGAGGACGGCCTGCTGGAGATGATCAGTTACACGGTCCAGCTATCCCCGGAGGGGCGGCTGGAGCGGTCGAACGTGTTGCGCGTGCCCGAGATATCCCCAGAGGACCTGGAGCGGGTGGTGGATCGCATCCTGGAGGAGACCCACACCAACCCGGAGAACCCCGGGGAGTTCGAGGAGATCGATCTGACCTACTTCGACACCTTCGAGGAACAGCTGGACTATCTGAGCGACTACGGGCTGATCGACGACGAGGGGGCGGATTCGGCCTGA
- a CDS encoding ABC transporter permease gives MGRYIARRLLALIPVLLGVSLLVFSLIRLIPGDPVTVMLGERARVEDIERVREEMGFNRPVYIQYLEWLSRVLRGDLGKSIINRTPVMSELKQRLPATIEMVVASMFLGVTIGIGIGILSAIKPNSWLDILSMFGALVGVSMPIYWLALVLIYALAVNRKIFPPSARLDVELTVVRHTGFMLIDTLLMRDFKLFLNAVWHLILPSIVLSTVIMPILARLTRSSMLEVLRQDYVRTARAKGLREQAVIIRHALKNALLPVVTVVGLQLGGLLGGALLTETIFSWPGMGLWTYRAILSRDYPIVQGAVLVSATIYVFVNLIVDISYAYLDPRIRYQ, from the coding sequence TTGGGACGGTACATCGCTCGTCGGTTGCTGGCCCTGATCCCTGTGCTTTTGGGCGTCTCCCTGTTGGTTTTCTCGTTAATCCGCTTGATCCCCGGGGACCCGGTGACCGTCATGCTGGGCGAGCGCGCGCGCGTGGAGGACATCGAGCGCGTGCGCGAGGAGATGGGGTTCAACCGCCCCGTGTACATCCAGTATCTGGAGTGGCTGTCGCGCGTGCTGCGGGGGGACCTGGGGAAGTCGATTATCAATCGCACCCCCGTGATGAGCGAGCTGAAGCAGCGACTGCCTGCCACCATCGAGATGGTCGTCGCGAGCATGTTCCTGGGGGTGACGATCGGCATCGGCATCGGCATCTTATCGGCCATCAAACCCAATTCCTGGCTGGACATTCTTTCCATGTTCGGCGCGTTGGTGGGCGTGTCCATGCCCATCTATTGGCTGGCGCTGGTGTTGATCTACGCGCTGGCCGTGAACCGAAAGATCTTTCCACCGAGCGCTCGGCTGGATGTGGAGCTGACGGTGGTGCGTCATACGGGCTTTATGTTGATTGATACGCTCTTAATGCGTGATTTCAAGCTCTTCCTGAACGCCGTCTGGCATCTGATCCTGCCCAGCATCGTGCTGAGCACGGTGATCATGCCGATCCTGGCCCGGCTGACCCGCTCCAGCATGTTGGAGGTGTTGCGGCAGGATTACGTGCGCACCGCGCGGGCCAAGGGGCTGCGCGAGCAGGCCGTCATCATCCGGCACGCGCTGAAGAACGCCCTGCTGCCGGTGGTAACGGTGGTCGGGTTGCAGCTGGGCGGCTTGTTAGGGGGCGCCTTGCTCACGGAGACGATCTTCTCCTGGCCGGGCATGGGGCTGTGGACGTATCGGGCGATCCTCAGCCGGGATTATCCGATCGTCCAGGGGGCCGTGCTCGTCAGCGCCACGATCTATGTGTTCGTGAACCTGATCGTTGATATCTCCTATGCGTATCTCGATCCGCGCATTCGTTATCAGTGA